One part of the Raphanus sativus cultivar WK10039 chromosome 7, ASM80110v3, whole genome shotgun sequence genome encodes these proteins:
- the LOC108816293 gene encoding transcription factor MYB114 — MEGSSKGLRKGAWTAEEDNLLRQCIDKYGEGKWHQVPLRAGLNRCRKSCRLRWLNYLKPSIKRGKLNSDEVDLLVRLHKLLGNRWSLIAGRLPGRTANDVKNYWNTHLSKKHEPGCKTQMKKEKRNIPCSPTTLAQKIDVFKPRPRSFTVNNGCSHIIGMPKPDVVPLCLRSNNTKNVCESIATCNKDDDKSELDSNLMDGQNMWWESLLNENPDPAALFPEATATEKGATSAFDVEQLWSLLDGETGT; from the exons ATGGAGGGTTCGTCCAAAGGGCTGAGAAAAGGTGCATGGACTGCTGAAGAAGATAATCTCTTGAGGCAATGCATTGATAAGTATGGAGAAGGGAAATGGCACCAAGTTCCTTTAAGAGCTG GGCTGAATCGGTGCAGGAAGAGTTGTAGACTAAGATGGTTGAACTATTTGAAGCCAAGTATCAAGAGAGGGAAACTTAACTCTGATGAAGTTGATCTTCTTGTTCGCCTTCATAAACTTTTGGGAAACAG GTGGTCTTTAATTGCTGGTAGATTACCCGGTCGGACTGCCAATGATGTCAAAAATTACTGGAACACCCATTTGAGTAAGAAACATGAACCAGGTTGTAAGACCCagatgaaaaaagaaaagagaaacattcCTTGCTCTCCTACTACACTAGCCCAAAAAATCGACGTTTTCAAACCTCGACCTCGATCATTCACCGTTAACAACGGCTGCAGCCATATTATTGGCATGCCAAAACCTGACGTTGTTCCTCTATGCCTTCGATCCAACAACACCAAAAATGTTTGTGAAAGTATTGCTACATGTAACAAAGATGACGATAAATCTGAGCTTGATAGTAATTTGATGGATGGTCAGAATATGTGGTGGGAGAGTTTGCTAAATGAAAACCCAGATCCAGCTGCACTCTTTCCAGAAGCTACAGCAACAGAAAAAGGCGCAACCTCCGCATTTGACGTTGAGCAACTTTGGAGCCTGTTAGATGGAGAGACTGGAACTTGA
- the LOC108816179 gene encoding protein C2-DOMAIN ABA-RELATED 2, with protein sequence MENLLGLLRLHVIRGVNLAIRDSKSSDPYVIVRMGQQKLRTRVVKKNLNPEWNEDLTLSISDPILPIKIMVYDRDWFSRDDKMGDAVFHIDPFLEVIRMKNQLGGLPEGTVIMKIQASRQNCLSEESKIVWNKGKIVQNMFLRLQNVECGEVELQLEWIDVSGLEHEDVAY encoded by the exons atggagAATCTGTTAGGCCTTCTAAGACTTCATGTGATTAGAGGTGTTAATCTCGCCATTAGAGATTCTAAAAGTAGCGATCCTTACGTCATTGTTCGTATGGGTCAACAG AAATTACGAACTCGTGTGGTGAAAAAGAATTTGAATCCAGAATGGAATGAGGACTTGACACTCTCTATTTCTGATCCAATTCTTCCTATCAAAATC ATGGTTTACGATAGGGACTGGTTCTCAAGGGATGATAAGATGGGAGATGCGGTTTTTCACATTGACCCATTCCTTGAAGTCATCAGGATGAAAAACCAGCTCGGAGGACTCCCCGAAGGAACCGTAATAATGAAAATACAGGCAAGCAGGCAGAACTGTCTATCAGAAGAGAGCAAGATTGTGTGGAACAAAGGAAAGATTGTCCAGAATATGTTCCTTAGGCTCCAGAACGTTGAGTGTGGAGAGGTCGAGCTTCAGCTTGAGTGGATAGATGTCTCAGGTCTTGAGCATGAGGATGTTGCTTACTAG